A window of Micromonospora eburnea genomic DNA:
CCGCACCGAGCGGAACCCGGCGTACACGGTGGTCGCCACCGCGGTGGGGCTGCTGCTCTACCTCTACCTGCTCAACCAACTGGTGCTGTTCGGCGCGGCGCTGGCCGCGACCAGCCGGTACGGCCGGGTGGTCGACCTGGCCGAGGGCCGCGCCGCCCGGGAGGTGGACGTGGAGGCCGACGAGGTGATCGAACCAGGTACCCCGGGAGGCGCTGGATGACCACGCGGATCCGCATCGACCCGGACTCGGCGGTGCCCCCGTACGAGCAGGTACGCGGGCAACTCGCCCGGATGATCGGCGACGGCCGGCTGCCGGTCGGCACCCGGCTGCCCGCGGTCCGGCAGTTCGCCGCCGACCTCGGCCTGGCCGTGAACACGGTGGCCCGGGCCTACCGGGAACTGGAGGGGGCCGGGCTGGTCGAGACCCGGGGCCGGCACGGCACCGTGGTCGCTCCCGGCCGTGACGACGCCACCGATCGGCTGCACCGCGCCGCGACCGAGTACGCCGCCGAGGCACGGCGGCTGGGCGTCCCCCCGGACCGCGCCCTCGCCCTGGTCCGCGCCGCCCTCTCCTCCTCCTGACCGCCCCGATGGTGCGCGGCAACCGCACGCACAACTTCCCCCGAAGATGCCGCCTCGGCTCGCCGGGAGGGCACATGTCCCCTGAAGTTGTGCGGATCTTGCGACACGAGCTGCCTGATCGTGCCCATGATGAGCAGGTGGGCGCGCTTGTGACACTGGACCTG
This region includes:
- a CDS encoding GntR family transcriptional regulator, with the protein product MTTRIRIDPDSAVPPYEQVRGQLARMIGDGRLPVGTRLPAVRQFAADLGLAVNTVARAYRELEGAGLVETRGRHGTVVAPGRDDATDRLHRAATEYAAEARRLGVPPDRALALVRAALSSS